The Phyllostomus discolor isolate MPI-MPIP mPhyDis1 chromosome 4, mPhyDis1.pri.v3, whole genome shotgun sequence genome window below encodes:
- the PTMA gene encoding prothymosin alpha isoform X1, with protein sequence MSDAAVDTSSEITTKDLKEKKEVVEEAENGRDAPANGNAENEENGEQEADNEVDEEEEEGGEEEEEEEEGDGEEEDGDEDEEAEAATGKRAAEDDEDDDVDTKKQKTDEDD encoded by the exons ATGTCAGACGCGGCCGTGGATACCAGCTCCGAGATCACCACCAAG GACctaaaggagaagaaggaagttgtggaggaggcagagaatgGAAGAGATGCACCTGCTAATGGCAACGCT GAGAATGAGGAAAATGGGGAGCAGGAGGCTGACAATGAGgtagatgaagaagaggaagaaggaggggaggaggaggaagaggaggaggaaggtgatg GTGAGGAGGAAGATGGAGATgaagatgaggaggctgaggcagcTACGGGCAAACGGGCAGCTGAAGATGACGAG GATGACGATGTTGACACCAAGAAGCAGAAGACCGATGAGGATGACTAg
- the PTMA gene encoding prothymosin alpha isoform X2: MSDAAVDTSSEITTKDLKEKKEVVEEAENGRDAPANGNANEENGEQEADNEVDEEEEEGGEEEEEEEEGDGEEEDGDEDEEAEAATGKRAAEDDEDDDVDTKKQKTDEDD, encoded by the exons ATGTCAGACGCGGCCGTGGATACCAGCTCCGAGATCACCACCAAG GACctaaaggagaagaaggaagttgtggaggaggcagagaatgGAAGAGATGCACCTGCTAATGGCAACGCT AATGAGGAAAATGGGGAGCAGGAGGCTGACAATGAGgtagatgaagaagaggaagaaggaggggaggaggaggaagaggaggaggaaggtgatg GTGAGGAGGAAGATGGAGATgaagatgaggaggctgaggcagcTACGGGCAAACGGGCAGCTGAAGATGACGAG GATGACGATGTTGACACCAAGAAGCAGAAGACCGATGAGGATGACTAg